DNA from Arthrobacter sp. PvP023:
GGTGTCCGGTGCCGCACACACCACCGCCCACACCATCCGACCGGCGCTGGAGTTCGTGAAGACCCGCGACGGCGTGAAGATCGTCTCCTCAGTGTTCCTGATGCTGATGCCGGACCGGGTGCTGGTGTACGGCGACTGCGCGGTCAACCCGGACCCCAACGCGGAGCAGCTGGCGGACATCGCGCTGGCGTCGGCCGAGACCGCCACACAGTTCGGTGTGGAGCCGCGCGTGGCCATGCTGTCCTACTCCACCGGCGGATCCGGCACCGGCGAGGCCGTGGACAAAGTCCGGCAGGCCACCGAACTGGTGAAGGGGCGCCGCCCGGACCTCGCCGTCGAAGGCCCCATCCAGTACGACGCCGCCGTAGACGCCGCGATCGCGCAGTCCAAGATGCCCGGCTCGACCGTGGCCGGGCAGGCCACCGTGTTCATCTTCCCGGACCTCAACACCGGCAACAACACCTACAAGGCGGTGCAGCAGTCCTCGGGGGCGGTCGCCGTCGGGCCTGTCCTGCAAGGGCTCCGCAAGCCGGTGAACGACCTCTCCCGCGGCTGCACGGTGGAGGACATCGTGAACACGGTGGCCATCACAGCGGTGCAGGCGCAGTCCGTGGCGCCGGCCGCAGAACCGGCAGCCACGGCCGCGCACGCGTAGCTAGCTGTTCTCCGGCTCTAGCTGTTCTCCGGCTCTGCCGGACTGTCCGGGTCTTCCTGCTTGGCCGGTTCATCGGCCAGGCCCTCAGGGGTGAGGTCCAGGTCCTCCACGTTCTCGGGCGGCTCGGGGGAGTCGCCCACCTCGGCGGCCTTGACGTTCCCCGTGTCGTCCAGGGCGGGGTTGGCGCCTTCGACGCCGGTGGGATCCGGCTTCTTCGCCCCGGTGTCCGGCGCGGTGTTCTCCGCCGCAGTGGTGTCCGGTTCGCTGGCGTTGTCAGTCATGGAAGGCCCTCCTTGCGTAGTCCAATTTGTCCGCCGACTCTAAGCGCCCGCAGAACCTTTCGCAATGGCGCTACGATCGAACTTCCACCGACCACCGCAGCAGTCCAGGCTTAGGAGGCCCAGTGCTCGTCCTCGTCATCAACTCCGGTTCGTCCTCGCTCAAGTACCAGGTGCGGGATGTGGCATCCCACAGCGTCCTTACCGAGGGACTGATCGAAAAGATCGGCATGGGCAACGGCGGTGAAGGTGACGGCGAGATCGAGGGCCCGCGGGACCACGCTGAGGCACTGGAGCAGGTGGACGCAGCCATCCACGAGGTGCTGGGCGACCGGACGCTGGATGCCGTGGGACACCGCGTGGTGCACGGCGGCGAGCGCTTCGGCGAGCCGGTGCTGATCGACAACGAGATCACCCGCGCCATCGAACGGCTCAACCCGCTGGCGCCCCTCCACAACCCCGCCAACGTGCTGGGCATCCGCGCCATCGCCAGGAAGTGGCCGGACATGCCGCAGGTTGCCGTGTTCGACACCGCCTTCCACCGCACCCTGCCCGAGCACGCCTGGCGCTACGCGGTGCCGGACTCGCTGTACACCAACCACGGAATCCGCCGCTACGGCTTCCACGGCACCTCGCACGAGTACGTCTCGCACCAGGCGGCGGCGCTGCTGGACCTTCCCGTGGACGAGTTCGACGGCGTGATCGCCCACCTGGGCAACGGCGCCTCCGTCACGGCCATCCGCGGCGGAAAGTCCGTGGACACGTCCATGGGCTTCACCCCGCTGGAGGGCCTGGTGATGGGCACACGCTCAGGCGACCTGGACCCGTCCATCCTGGTGTTCCTGGGCCGCGCCGGCTGGTCCACCGAGGACATCGACTCCCTGCTCAACCGCGAATCCGGGCTCAAGGGCCTCGCCGGGAACAACGACATGCGCTCCGTGGTGGAAGCCTCCGAAACCGGCGACGCCCGTGCAACCACGGCGCTCGCCGTCGCGTCCTACCGGCTGGCCAAGTACATCGGCGGGTACCACGTGGCCGTGGGCGGGGCCAAGGCCCTGGTGTTCACCGCCGGCATCGGCGAAAACTCGCACCAGTTCCGCGCGCTGGTGGCGGACAAGCTGGGGGCGCTGGGCATAGAGCTCGACGCCGGGCTGAACAGCCAGCGGTCCAAGGAACCGCGGGTGATTTCCACCGCGGCGTCAGTGATCCCCGTCCTGGTGGTGCCCACCGACGAGGAGCGCGCCATCGCGGAGGCGACCGCCGCCGTCGT
Protein-coding regions in this window:
- a CDS encoding acetate kinase, which produces MLVLVINSGSSSLKYQVRDVASHSVLTEGLIEKIGMGNGGEGDGEIEGPRDHAEALEQVDAAIHEVLGDRTLDAVGHRVVHGGERFGEPVLIDNEITRAIERLNPLAPLHNPANVLGIRAIARKWPDMPQVAVFDTAFHRTLPEHAWRYAVPDSLYTNHGIRRYGFHGTSHEYVSHQAAALLDLPVDEFDGVIAHLGNGASVTAIRGGKSVDTSMGFTPLEGLVMGTRSGDLDPSILVFLGRAGWSTEDIDSLLNRESGLKGLAGNNDMRSVVEASETGDARATTALAVASYRLAKYIGGYHVAVGGAKALVFTAGIGENSHQFRALVADKLGALGIELDAGLNSQRSKEPRVISTAASVIPVLVVPTDEERAIAEATAAVVHSAS